From a single Arachis hypogaea cultivar Tifrunner chromosome 3, arahy.Tifrunner.gnm2.J5K5, whole genome shotgun sequence genomic region:
- the LOC112790814 gene encoding protein trichome birefringence-like 23, with the protein MRMDYLHHKFPLNHKNLLLKLLLSFFFFGLAFRLLFFHSLSPPVSPVLESPFPEKTTLPVPEPHHPPPLPSLLLPQNPPVSEEHVPDDVPEHAPEDDPEHTPEEVQEHVPESEDQVETHTDTDECDYFSGDWVPNPFGPLYTNETCSHIESHQNCLKNGRPDREFLYWRWAPRGCELPLFDAGKFLNMMRGKVWALIGDSISRNHVQSLICILSTVEQAVMYYHDEEYKSKSWNFPSYNFNVSVIWSPYLVEAAIYEDMNGVSSSEVEIQLNKLDSKWVDQYMDFDYIIFSTGKWFLKAAIYYENDTIIGCHSCPKRNLTELGFNFAYRKALKSVFNFIVSSNHRGLIFFRTFTPDHFENGEWFSGGTCKRTAPIKEGEMEMKELNMMLRNIELEEFAKARDEASKSGVNLKIVDFAGLSHLRPDGHPGPYREFHPFAKGKNSKVQNDCLHWCLPGPIDSWNDILMQMVLNG; encoded by the exons ATGAGGATGGACTATCTACACCACAAGTTTCCCTTAAACCACAAGAACCTTCTCCTCAAATtgcttctctctttcttcttctttggtcTCGCTTTCCGTTTGCTCTTCTTCCATTCCCTCTCTCCTCCTGTTTCCCCTGTTCTGGAATCCCCTTTTCCTGAGAAAACCACTCTCCCTGTTCCAGAACCCCATCACCCACCTCCTCTTCCGTCATTGCTGCTTCCTCAGAATCCACCTGTTTCAGAGGAACATGTTCCTGATGATGTTCCAGAACACGCTCCTGAAGATGACCCCGAACATACTCCAGAGGAGGTTCAAGAACATGTTCCTGAAAGTGAAGATCAAGTGGAGACTCACACAGACACAG ATGAATGTGATTATTTTAGTGGGGACTGGGTCCCCAATCCTTTTGGACCATTGTATACTAATGAAACCTGCAGCCACATTGAATCTCATCAGAATTGTTTGAAGAATGGAAGGCCTGATAGAGAATTTCTGTATTGGAGATGGGCTCCAAGAGGCTGTGAGTTACCCCTATTTGATGCAGGGAAGTTTCTCAACATGATGCGTGGCAAAGTGTGGGCGTTGATTGGCGATTCCATATCCCGCAATCATGTGCAGTCGTTGATATGCATTCTTTCAACG GTAGAGCAAGCTGTTATGTACTACCATGATGAGGAATACAAGTCTAAAAGCTGGAACTTCCCCTCATACAACTTCAATGTGTCAGTTATTTGGTCACCATACCTTGTGGAAGCTGCTATATATGAAGACATGAACGGCGTTTCGAGTTCTGAAGTAGAGATACAACTAAACAAACTGGATAGTAAATGGGTGGATCAATATATGGACTTTGACTACATTATATTTTCGACAGGGAAATGGTTTCTCAAAGCCGCGATCTACTATGAAAATGACACCATAATCGGGTGTCACTCCTGTCCCAAAAGGAACCTGACAGAACTCGGATTCAACTTTGCTTATCGCAAAGCTCTGAAATCTGTCTTCAACTTCATAGTGTCTTCCAATCACAGAGGCTTGATATTTTTCAGGACATTCACTCCTGACCATTTCGAAAATGGAGAGTGGTTCAGCGGTGGAACTTGCAAAAGAACAGCACCAATCAAAGAAGGTGAGATGGAAATGAAGGAGCTGAACATGATGCTCCGGAACATCGAGTTAGAGGAATTTGCAAAGGCAAGAGATGAGGCTTCAAAGAGTGGAGTGAATCTTAAGATAGTTGATTTTGCTGGACTTTCACATTTGAGACCTGATGGACACCCTGGTCCATATAGGGAGTTTCATCCATTTGCAAAGGGAAAAAATTccaaagttcagaatgattgttTGCATTGGTGCTTGCCTGGCCCAATAGACTCTTGGAATGACATATTAATGCAGATGGTTCTCAATGGATGA